From a region of the Lactuca sativa cultivar Salinas chromosome 4, Lsat_Salinas_v11, whole genome shotgun sequence genome:
- the LOC111877337 gene encoding uncharacterized protein LOC111877337: MIKFMTKNILVHVGTPTILISDKNTQFEGSPFKEWCEDKKIHRRFTSVAHPQANGHTKISQKTIVKGLKKWLLKSKSVWVDELLTVLWSYRTTTRSSTGETPFSLTYGTEVVLPLEIVVGYLRTESFEELANDEGQRQDLDMLDEKREATQMRQALYKSQTENYYNCQVRAKNFKVGE, from the coding sequence ATGATAAAGTTCATGACAAAGAACATCTTGGTCCACGTTGGAACTCCTACGATCCTCATAAGTGATAAAAACACTCAGTTTGAAGGAAGTCCCTTCAAGGAATGGTGTGAAGACAAGAAAATCCACCGCAGGTTCACATCAGTAGCGCATCCTCAGGCTAACGGACATACAAAGATATCGCAAAAAACCATAGTCAAGGGTTTGAAGAAATGGCTACTCAAATCAAAGTCCGTCTGGGTGGATGAGCTCCTAACAGTGTTATGGTCCTATCGCACCACAACAAGGTCAAGCACGGGAGAAACGCCCTTCAGTCTAACCTATGGGACAGAGGTGGTCCTCCCATTGGAAATAGTCGTTGGCTACTTGCGAACAGAGAGTTTCGAGGAGTTAGCCAACGACGAAGGACAACGCCAAGACCTTGACATGCTCGATGAGAAACGCGAGGCAACACAGATGCGCCAAGCACTTTATAAATCACAGACTGAGAACTATTACAACTGCCAAGTCCGGGCCAAGAACTTCAAAGTTGGAGAATAG
- the LOC111877342 gene encoding uncharacterized protein LOC111877342: MAAGRQISRKSYSSRSEEETLSYNNRYNHRSFVSDHDQRRHRYVDGDYDRDNRRTSSQPIHHGLENRNKADDVSGNNSRRSDATKKRKFSPIVWDRAEKQVKISSENRILPTKTVPYQSPPSKGKFEDIIADTKIEISPVESLVSNLSDEVGVSRVSSSLATNTPEEHDEEPEQEDGEYVEERNLSKSKWAFKDSPQMASNTNNSSPESGEFKQEHIEDTIEQMSCLSAEEDQQSKSLDDEEEEEDDDDYERIESPVSMMPSCRNVFEYERLGKISEGTYGVVYKARDKKTGEIVALKKVKMGKEREGFPVTALREITILGSFQHPSVVKMKEVVTDDFNGIYMVMEYIDHELKGYMEKTKQPFSQSEVKRLMIQLLQGLAFLHENWVIHRDLKTSNLLLDNNGDLKICDFGMSRQYGSPVKPYTALVVTLWYRAPEVLLGMKNYTTAIDMWSVGCIMGELLSKKPLFDGNREIEQIDKIFKTLGTPNEKIWPGYSKLPGVKPSFVKQNGNSLRKRFPGASFMGTPVLTEMGFDLLNRFLTYDPEKRITAEEALNHGWFRESPLPAECVRICK; encoded by the coding sequence ATGGCGGCAGGACGACAGATCTCGAGGAAAAGCTACTCGAGTCGTTCCGAGGAAGAAACTCTTTCTTATAACAATCGATATAATCACAGATCTTTTGTTAGCGATCATGATCAAAGAAGACATCGATACGTTGATGGTGATTATGACAGGGACAATCGTCGCACGTCTTCACAACCGATTCATCATGGGCTGGAAAACAGAAACAAAGCAGACGATGTTTCTGGAAACAACTCAAGAAGATCTGACGCTACCAAGAAAAGGAAATTCTCGCCTATTGTCTGGGATAGAGCTGAGAAGCAGGTGAAGATATCCTCCGAGAACAGAATCCTTCCTACCAAAACTGTTCCCTATCAATCTCCTCCATCCAAAGGGAAGTTTGAAGATATTATTGCAGACACGAAGATCGAAATTTCTCCTGTTGAATCTCTTGTATCCAATCTTTCAGATGAAGTGGGAGTATCAAGAGTATCAAGCTCATTGGCTACAAACACACCCGAAGAACATGATGAAGAACCTGAGCAAGAAGATGGAGAATATGTGGAGGAACGAAACCTATCCAAATCAAAGTGGGCTTTCAAAGACTCCCCACAAATGGCATCAAACACCAACAATTCTAGCCCCGAAAGTGGTGAATTTAAGCAAGAACACATTGAAGATACGATTGAACAAATGTCATGTTTATCTGCTGAGGAAGATCAACAGTCCAAGTCtcttgatgatgaagaagaagaagaagatgatgatgattatgAAAGAATCGAATCCCCTGTAAGCATGATGCCATCCTGTAGAAACGTGTTCGAGTATGAACGACTAGGGAAAATAAGTGAAGGCACATACGGTGTTGTATACAAAGCCAGAGACAAAAAAACCGGAGAAATAGTCGCATTAAAGAAAGTAAAAATGGGGAAAGAGCGTGAAGGTTTCCCTGTAACAGCATTACGTGAGATCACAATTCTCGGATCTTTCCAACACCCATCAGTTGTAAAAATGAAGGAAGTTGTTACAGACGATTTCAATGGCATCTACATGGTTATGGAATACATAGATCACGAACTCAAAGGCTACATGGAAAAAACAAAGCAACCATTCAGTCAAAGTGAAGTGAAACGCCTCATGATCCAGCTTCTTCAAGGGTTAGCTTTTCTTCATGAGAATTGGGTGATTCATAGAGATTTGAAGACATCAAACTTGCTTTTGGACAACAATGGTGATTTAAAGATTTGTGATTTTGGCATGTCAAGACAATACGGGAGTCCAGTGAAGCCGTATACCGCGTTGGTGGTGACACTTTGGTACAGGGCGCCTGAGGTTTTGTTGGGGATGAAAAATTACACAACTGCCATTGACATGTGGTCTGTGGGTTGTATAATGGGGGAGTTGTTGTCAAAGAAGCCCCTTTTTGATGGGAATAGGGAGATTGAGCAGATTGATAAGATTTTCAAGACACTTGGGACCCCGAATGAGAAGATTTGGCCTGGGTATTCAAAATTGCCAGGGGTAAAACCGTCTTTTGTGAAGCAGAATGGTAATAGCTTGAGGAAGAGGTTTCCTGGAGCTAGTTTTATGGGGACACCTGTGCTTACAGAGATGGGGTTTGATTTGTTGAATAGGTTTTTGACTTATGATCCGGAGAAGAGAATTACTGCTGAAGAAGCGCTTAATCATGGGTGGTTTCGTGAGAGTCCTCTTCCTGCTGAATGTGTCAGGATTTGTAAATAG
- the LOC111877344 gene encoding uncharacterized protein LOC111877344 — protein MAVPPSGTGSSSSLEAPLVDASDDADDAQLELALQKLESFLGFFGFCQYSPLSTAVSWIVFFVVGVAAPVLLIVYSFCTDCYKYQIRRFELEILVSQAIVAAISLLCVSHNLRKYGVRKLLFVDHYDGYAVLYRQLYIQKIYGFFRGLALWLSVCFLLKTAREITCVVYLHHDSWWLSAAYLLVSLVTWSYSAVVFLSGTALFNLVGNLQVIRIENYSNILERDLDVSVYIEEHMRLLHYLSKISHRFRAFLLLEFLVVTGSQISALLQTTENQGIINFINTGDFAVLSILQLVGIVLCLSAAAKISHRAQALGSVACKWHALVTCDSNDSSQSEILIDNNNLEANRSSQNELESGDFVPFAVHNQFASSTSSYHKRQSFVAYVQSNMGGFTVFGWIIDRMLINTIFFIELSLIFFVLGKTITITLR, from the exons ATGGCGGTGCCTCCGTCGGGAACTGGAAGCAGCTCGTCGCTTGAAGCACCTCTCGTTGACGCCTCAGATGATGCCGACGATGCTCAGCTGGAACTAGCCTTGCAAAAACTCGAATCGTTCCTCGGATTTTTCGGTTTCTGTCAGTACTCTCCTCTTAGCACCGCCGTCTCGTGGATCGTCTTCTTTGTGGTCGGTGTGGCGGCGCCAGTGCTCTTGATCGTCTACTCCTTCTGCACCGACTGCTACAAGTACCAAATCAGGAGGTTTGAGCTTGAGATTCTCGTTTCTCAGGCTATCGTTGCCGCCATTTCTCTGCTCTGTGTTTCTCATAATTTGAGGAAATACGGTGTCAGGAAGCTTCTCTTCGTTGATCATTACGATGGATACGCTGTTTTGTATCGGCAACTCTACATCCAGAAGATCTAC GGTTTTTTCCGAGGGCTTGCTTTGTGGTTATCGGTGTGTTTTTTACTGAAGACTGCTCGTGAGATCACTTGCGTTGTTTATCTGCATCATGATTCATGGTGGTTATCTGCTGCGTATCTGTTAGTCTCCCTAGTAACTTGGTCATACTCCGCCGTAGTCTTCTTATCAGGAACCGCTTTGTTCAATTTGGTTGGCAATTTACAAGTGATACGAATTGAAAACTACAGCAACATTCTAGAACGAGATTTGGATGTTTCTGTTTATATCGAAGAGCATATGCGTCTCCTCCATTATCTATCCAAAATTAGCCACAGGTTTCGAGCGTTTCTTCTTCTCGAGTTCTTGGTTGTTACAGGAAGTCAAATCTCAGCTCTCTTACAGACAACTGAAAACCAAGGAATCATAAACTTCATAAACACAGGCGACTTTGCT GTATTATCGATTCTTCAGCTTGTAGGAATCGTTCTTTGTTTATCTGCAGCTGCAAAAATTTCACACAGAGCTCAAGCACTTGGATCTGTTGCTTGTAAATGGCATGCACTAGTGACATGCGACTCAAATGATTCTTCTCAATCTGAAATATTAATCGACAACAACAACTTGGAGGCTAATCGTAGTTCACAGAATGAGCTGGAATCAGGGGATTTTGTGCCATTTGCTGTTCATAACCAGTTCGCTTCTTCTACTTCATCATATCACAAAAGACAATCATTTG TGGCGTATGTACAATCAAACATGGGTGGATTTACTGTTTTTGGATGGATCATTGATCGAATGCTAATCAACACCATCTTCTTCATTGAGCTGTCATTGATCTTCTTTGTGCTTGGTAAGACCATTACTATCACACTCAGGTAG